A single Pseudoxanthomonas sp. DNA region contains:
- a CDS encoding DUF4097 family beta strand repeat-containing protein — protein MRTSSFALLLAAALVAPAALAQSAINETRPLEARGRVDVSNVKGRIEVRGWERNEVQVTGTLGKGVERLDIDGSRDQLSIEVRYPKSSGWGGNKTGPTDLVVMVPVRADLEIESVAADVHVEGVASSELSISSVSGSVFAAAAPRKAEVETVSGSATLTLNSEDVDVSTVSGAIVLRGRLNGDIDAETVSGRIEVNVNGERIRDLSATTVSGRADVSTALAPAGEISMESVSGSLLLRLPRDVSAQVSGESFSGSLKATGVTIEKRRGPGASFTTTYGSGSGRVSLETFSGSAEVRVE, from the coding sequence ATGCGTACGTCTTCCTTCGCCCTGCTGCTGGCCGCCGCGCTGGTCGCACCCGCTGCGCTGGCCCAGAGCGCCATCAACGAGACCCGCCCGCTCGAGGCGCGCGGCCGGGTCGACGTCAGCAACGTCAAGGGCCGCATCGAGGTGCGCGGCTGGGAGCGCAACGAGGTGCAGGTGACCGGCACGCTCGGCAAGGGCGTCGAACGGCTGGACATCGACGGCTCGCGCGACCAGCTGAGCATCGAGGTGCGCTATCCGAAGAGCAGCGGCTGGGGCGGCAACAAGACCGGCCCCACCGACCTGGTGGTGATGGTGCCGGTGCGCGCGGACCTGGAGATCGAGTCCGTGGCCGCCGACGTGCACGTCGAGGGCGTCGCCTCCAGCGAACTTTCGATCAGCAGCGTCAGCGGCAGCGTGTTCGCCGCCGCCGCACCGCGAAAGGCCGAGGTGGAAACCGTCAGCGGCAGCGCCACGTTGACCCTCAACAGCGAGGACGTGGACGTCAGCACGGTCAGCGGTGCCATCGTGCTGCGCGGCAGATTGAATGGCGACATCGACGCGGAAACGGTCTCCGGCCGCATCGAGGTGAACGTCAACGGCGAGCGCATCCGCGACCTCAGCGCCACCACCGTCAGCGGCCGCGCCGACGTGAGCACGGCGCTGGCGCCGGCCGGCGAGATCAGCATGGAGTCGGTCAGCGGCAGCCTGCTGCTGCGCCTGCCCAGGGACGTGTCGGCCCAGGTCAGCGGCGAGAGCTTCAGCGGCAGCCTCAAGGCCACCGGCGTGACCATCGAGAAGCGCCGCGGCCCCGGCGCCAGTTTCACCACCACCTATGGCAGCGGCAGCGGCCGGGTGAGCCTGGAGACGTTTTCGGGCAGTGCGGAGGTGCGGGTGGAGTGA
- a CDS encoding TonB-dependent receptor domain-containing protein gives MNCKTTKLRDAISFALAAGAVSAIGTGAAFAQETQGDPTTLDRIEVTGTRIRQVDTETAQPVFTLSRADIEKQGFQSVADILQNISAMGPPTISRASPLSAGEIAGGTYISMRNLGAQRTLLLVNGKRMGISTSGFADASLIPAVAVERIEVLKDGASSIYGSDAIAGVINIITRSNFEGATASAYYGQYSEGDGAITNGDFVMGFTGDRGSLTVAAEWGEEDVVHASDRPYSAFPRSNLHPTDQWTTVGQYGGWVTTATTGVPGVPTGTRVILRPGGNPRNLADYVPQNTNVGTCTGATAANGCTPGSTADKSNTNEQTDLRTPVERKGLYVDGIFDLSDNIRFRTNLLYANRITDRTVAGYPMQATSFASSNGGTGVPLAATSYFNPTGATISNWWRRTWEVPRVSTSDLTTYRFTGALEGSFEFADRLFDWDVSYLHNKNEQVQSSFGNLNLANTARAVGPSFLDSTTGQVVCGTPDNPATTANERNVIAGCVPWNPLLAFGVTGPGALTGNQALQNYLFQEEHSTGETTTQVWSANLAGTILALPAGDLGFAIGVENRKEEGTFVPDALAQTGGSTNLSAGPTGGEYKVDEIYLELQVPILADLPGARELSVSLASRYSDYDTFGDTTNNKFGLKWKPIDSLLVRATLADGFRAPTIADLYGGGSQTFSFFTDPCDTSFGSSASNATTRANCVAALGATLGNSYRQLGQGLNPVGSPNSQTPIAFTSGSNPLLTPELSKSQTIGAVWSPSFIEGLNMSLDWWKVRIGDTIVADSPTQILNDCYIQGIASRCSPSLFTRDAALGYINFLSFGNRNAGFRKVEGFDFDVSYRWTTETWGNFNVSSNTTYTAKDYFVSTNDPRYALSSVGFTSSFRIRSNLGLSWQKGSFGASWTARYYSSMKEGCTYFVPGLNEPNLECNEVLFAPTGVLLPNGDPASAITRRNRVGSNTFNDVQVRWDAPWNATITLGANNVFEKVGPVMYTQPSANVSYYGNFDIGRFVYMKYQQKF, from the coding sequence ATGAACTGCAAAACCACGAAGCTCCGTGACGCGATCTCGTTCGCGCTCGCGGCCGGTGCGGTGTCGGCGATCGGTACCGGCGCTGCGTTTGCCCAGGAAACACAGGGCGACCCCACCACACTGGATCGCATCGAAGTCACCGGCACCCGCATCCGCCAGGTCGACACTGAAACCGCCCAGCCCGTCTTCACGCTGAGCCGTGCCGATATCGAAAAGCAGGGCTTCCAGTCTGTCGCCGACATCCTGCAGAACATCTCCGCGATGGGTCCGCCGACCATCAGCCGCGCTTCGCCGCTGTCGGCTGGTGAAATCGCCGGCGGTACCTACATCAGCATGCGCAACCTGGGCGCGCAGCGCACGCTGCTGCTGGTGAACGGCAAGCGCATGGGCATCTCGACCAGCGGCTTCGCCGACGCGTCGCTGATCCCGGCCGTGGCCGTGGAACGCATCGAAGTACTGAAGGATGGCGCGTCCTCGATCTACGGTTCGGACGCCATCGCGGGCGTGATCAACATCATCACACGCAGCAACTTTGAAGGCGCCACCGCCAGTGCCTACTACGGCCAGTACAGCGAAGGCGACGGTGCCATCACCAACGGCGACTTTGTCATGGGCTTCACGGGAGACCGGGGCTCGCTGACGGTTGCCGCCGAGTGGGGTGAAGAAGACGTCGTCCACGCGTCCGACCGTCCCTATAGCGCGTTCCCGCGCTCCAACCTGCACCCGACGGACCAGTGGACCACGGTCGGCCAGTACGGCGGCTGGGTGACCACGGCCACCACCGGCGTGCCTGGCGTTCCGACCGGTACGCGCGTGATCCTGCGTCCGGGTGGCAACCCGCGCAATCTCGCCGACTATGTGCCGCAGAACACCAACGTGGGCACCTGCACCGGCGCCACCGCCGCCAACGGCTGTACGCCTGGCTCGACGGCCGATAAGAGCAACACCAACGAGCAGACCGACCTGCGTACGCCGGTCGAGCGCAAGGGCCTGTACGTCGACGGCATCTTCGATCTGTCCGACAACATCCGTTTCCGCACCAACCTGCTGTACGCCAACCGCATCACTGATCGCACCGTGGCCGGCTATCCGATGCAGGCAACGTCGTTCGCTTCGTCGAACGGCGGCACGGGCGTGCCTCTGGCGGCGACCAGCTACTTCAACCCGACCGGCGCGACCATCAGCAACTGGTGGCGTCGTACCTGGGAAGTACCGCGCGTCAGCACCAGCGATCTGACCACCTACCGCTTCACCGGCGCGCTGGAAGGCAGCTTCGAGTTCGCCGACCGCCTGTTCGACTGGGATGTCTCTTACCTGCACAACAAGAACGAGCAGGTGCAGTCGTCGTTCGGTAACCTGAACCTCGCCAACACTGCGCGCGCGGTCGGCCCTTCGTTCTTGGATTCGACTACGGGCCAAGTTGTCTGCGGTACGCCCGACAATCCCGCAACGACGGCCAACGAGCGCAATGTCATTGCCGGCTGCGTGCCCTGGAATCCGCTGCTCGCCTTCGGCGTGACGGGTCCCGGCGCACTGACCGGCAACCAGGCTCTGCAGAACTACCTGTTCCAGGAAGAGCACTCCACCGGCGAGACGACGACGCAGGTGTGGTCCGCCAACCTGGCCGGCACCATCCTGGCGCTGCCCGCAGGCGATCTCGGCTTCGCGATCGGCGTGGAGAACCGCAAGGAGGAAGGCACGTTCGTTCCCGACGCACTCGCCCAGACCGGCGGCTCCACCAACCTGTCGGCAGGCCCGACCGGCGGCGAGTACAAGGTCGACGAAATCTACCTGGAACTGCAGGTACCGATCCTGGCCGACCTGCCGGGTGCGCGCGAACTGAGCGTATCGCTCGCCAGCCGCTACTCCGACTACGACACCTTCGGCGATACCACGAACAACAAGTTCGGCCTGAAGTGGAAGCCGATCGATTCGCTGCTGGTGCGCGCCACCCTGGCGGACGGCTTCCGTGCGCCGACCATCGCCGATCTGTACGGCGGCGGCTCGCAGACGTTCTCGTTCTTCACCGACCCGTGCGACACCAGCTTCGGCAGCTCGGCCAGCAACGCCACCACCCGCGCCAACTGCGTTGCCGCGCTCGGTGCCACGCTGGGCAACAGCTATCGCCAGCTGGGTCAGGGCCTGAACCCGGTCGGTTCTCCCAACTCGCAGACGCCGATCGCGTTCACGTCCGGCTCCAACCCGCTGCTCACGCCTGAGCTGTCCAAGTCGCAGACCATCGGTGCGGTGTGGAGCCCGAGCTTCATCGAAGGCCTGAACATGTCGCTCGACTGGTGGAAGGTGCGTATCGGCGACACAATCGTCGCTGACTCCCCGACCCAGATCCTCAACGACTGCTACATCCAGGGTATCGCCAGCCGCTGCTCGCCGAGCCTGTTCACCCGTGACGCCGCGCTGGGCTACATCAACTTCCTGTCGTTCGGCAACCGCAACGCCGGCTTCCGGAAGGTCGAAGGCTTCGACTTCGACGTGTCCTACCGCTGGACCACGGAGACCTGGGGCAACTTCAACGTGTCGTCCAACACGACGTACACGGCGAAGGATTACTTCGTCAGCACCAACGATCCCCGCTACGCGCTGTCTTCGGTCGGCTTCACCAGCTCGTTCCGCATCCGCTCCAACCTGGGCCTGAGCTGGCAGAAGGGCTCGTTCGGCGCCAGCTGGACGGCACGCTACTACTCGTCGATGAAGGAGGGCTGCACCTACTTCGTCCCGGGTCTCAACGAACCGAACCTGGAGTGCAACGAGGTGCTGTTCGCGCCGACCGGCGTGTTGCTGCCCAACGGCGATCCGGCCAGCGCCATCACCCGTCGCAACCGAGTCGGCTCCAACACGTTCAACGACGTGCAGGTCCGCTGGGACGCGCCGTGGAATGCCACCATCACGCTCGGCGCCAACAACGTGTTCGAGAAGGTGGGTCCGGTGATGTACACGCAGCCGAGCGCGAACGTGTCGTACTACGGCAACTTCGACATCGGCCGCTTCGTGTACATGAAGTACCAGCAGAAGTTCTGA
- a CDS encoding TIGR02466 family protein gives MSVQIASMFAVPVGQSRVPDAGPLNRELEALLLAREADPERYRNAHPSLKQQEGVFESNFDLFASPEPCIRRLRAFCWSMLGEAIQQTNGYSPDELRRLEIFSHTWFHVTRQGGFTILHTHPMASWSGVYCVSPGDAVPDKPESGVLRFHNPHGYSNTFMDPGNAHFKPPYHHGSWSFALEAGQLVLFPSWLQHEVLPYYGQSPRITVAFNCWFGTKQAG, from the coding sequence ATGTCCGTGCAGATCGCCTCGATGTTCGCCGTGCCCGTGGGCCAGAGCCGCGTGCCCGATGCCGGCCCGCTCAACCGAGAGCTGGAAGCGCTGCTGCTCGCCCGCGAGGCGGATCCGGAGCGGTACCGCAACGCGCACCCGTCGCTCAAGCAGCAGGAAGGCGTCTTCGAGAGCAACTTCGACCTGTTCGCCTCGCCCGAGCCGTGCATCCGCCGTCTGCGGGCGTTCTGCTGGTCGATGCTGGGCGAGGCGATCCAGCAGACCAACGGCTACTCGCCTGACGAACTGAGACGACTCGAGATCTTCTCGCACACCTGGTTCCATGTGACCCGGCAGGGCGGCTTCACGATCCTGCATACGCACCCGATGGCATCGTGGTCGGGCGTGTACTGCGTCAGCCCCGGGGACGCCGTCCCCGACAAGCCGGAATCCGGCGTGCTGCGCTTCCACAATCCGCACGGCTACAGCAACACGTTCATGGATCCCGGCAATGCGCACTTCAAGCCGCCGTACCACCACGGCAGCTGGTCGTTCGCGCTGGAGGCAGGCCAACTGGTGCTGTTCCCGTCGTGGCTGCAGCACGAGGTGCTGCCCTACTACGGGCAATCGCCCCGCATCACGGTCGCGTTCAACTGCTGGTTCGGCACGAAGCAGGCCGGCTGA
- a CDS encoding TonB-dependent receptor produces the protein MNPKTTKLRDAISLALVVSATTTGAAFAQEATTTLDKVEVTGSRIKRTDVETSQPVFSLTREDIQAQGLTSIGDVIQNLTSNGTALNTTYNNGGNGETRVSLRNLGSNRTLVLVNGRRWVAGTGLGGATDLNTIPTAAVERIEVLKDGASAIYGSDAIAGVVNVILRTDFDGAEANAYYGQFSQGDGGRESYDITIGSSGERFSAMFGAGYVKENPVMAGDREISAVPVFGTGVAFGSSTSPNGRFALCSGTFSPGACSVGETRPNGTAGQFGYDEGQTPAQWRPWGAGVNDLYNFAPDNYLVTPQERKSIFGQASFDITDNVRFSATSTYNNRRSEQLLAAMPIVLGTGPGAGVQARTISISPDSIYNPFGQTVSRIQRRAVETGGRSFNQNVDTFGFVGALEGNFEFADRYFSWDVGYSYGRNDQNDTTNGLFNILALRNALGPSFIDGAGVARCGTTGNVIEGCVPLNLLGGVGSITPEMLAYSTFVAHDEYQYTMKQWFANLSGELFELPGGMLAFAAGLEHRSESGYDSPDALINSGNTTGNARTATAGSYKLDEAYLELSAPLLRDVFLARELELSLATRYSDYDTFGDTLNSKFGFKWKPIEDLLVRGSWAEGFRAPSIAELYSGVADSFASIADPCSTTFGGTYGSLTAEQRARCTAQGVPVGGYDQGNSQIRISVGGNPNLLPETSTSKTLGLVWSPSFISGFDVSLDWWNITIENGIITRSGQFILDSCIEDGIAQACSLFTRNANGSIDTLLSSGLNSAEIDAEGYDLTLNYRLPDTKWGSFSFSWDNTYYASYEEDQNGDNLVGEYFDGSNNWRIRSNLLARWEMGDWGATYAARFYSRQEETCPFYYNDYGFGELCSDAILGPGEDGGVDVVQEGSQNKIGAATYHDMSVYWKAPWNAKITLGVNNVFDKTPPTSYVTFANTFDPSYDINGRFIYMQYNQKF, from the coding sequence ATGAATCCCAAGACCACCAAGCTGCGCGACGCGATCAGCCTCGCGCTCGTCGTCAGTGCCACCACGACGGGCGCCGCGTTCGCCCAGGAAGCAACCACCACGCTGGACAAGGTGGAAGTGACCGGCTCGCGCATCAAGCGCACCGACGTGGAAACCTCCCAGCCAGTGTTCAGCCTGACCCGCGAGGACATCCAGGCCCAGGGCCTGACGTCGATCGGCGACGTCATCCAGAACCTGACTTCCAACGGCACGGCGCTCAACACCACCTACAACAACGGCGGCAACGGCGAAACCCGCGTCAGCCTGCGCAACCTGGGCTCGAACCGCACCTTGGTGCTGGTCAACGGCCGCCGCTGGGTTGCCGGCACCGGTCTGGGCGGCGCGACCGACCTGAACACCATCCCGACCGCCGCGGTCGAGCGTATCGAAGTGCTGAAGGATGGCGCCTCCGCCATCTACGGTTCCGACGCGATCGCCGGCGTGGTCAACGTGATCCTGCGCACCGACTTCGACGGCGCCGAAGCCAACGCCTACTACGGCCAGTTCAGCCAGGGCGACGGCGGCCGCGAGTCGTACGACATCACCATCGGCAGCAGTGGCGAGCGCTTCAGCGCGATGTTCGGCGCCGGTTACGTGAAGGAAAACCCGGTCATGGCCGGCGACCGCGAGATCTCGGCGGTTCCCGTGTTCGGCACGGGCGTTGCCTTCGGCAGCAGCACCAGCCCGAACGGCCGCTTCGCGCTGTGCTCCGGTACGTTCAGCCCGGGCGCCTGCTCGGTGGGCGAGACCCGTCCCAACGGCACCGCAGGCCAGTTCGGCTATGACGAAGGCCAGACTCCGGCGCAGTGGCGTCCGTGGGGTGCCGGCGTCAACGATCTGTACAACTTCGCGCCCGACAACTATCTGGTCACGCCGCAGGAGCGCAAGTCGATCTTCGGCCAGGCCTCCTTCGACATCACCGACAACGTCCGCTTCTCGGCCACCAGCACCTACAACAACCGCCGTTCCGAGCAGCTGCTCGCCGCGATGCCGATCGTGCTCGGTACCGGTCCGGGCGCTGGCGTGCAGGCGCGTACCATCTCGATCAGCCCGGACAGCATCTACAACCCGTTCGGCCAGACCGTTTCGCGCATCCAGCGCCGCGCGGTGGAGACCGGTGGCCGCAGCTTCAACCAGAACGTCGACACGTTCGGTTTCGTGGGCGCACTGGAAGGCAACTTCGAGTTTGCCGACCGTTACTTCTCCTGGGATGTCGGCTACAGCTACGGCCGCAACGACCAGAACGACACCACCAATGGCCTGTTCAACATCCTTGCGCTGCGCAACGCGTTGGGCCCGTCGTTCATCGACGGCGCCGGTGTCGCGCGTTGCGGCACCACGGGCAACGTGATCGAAGGCTGCGTGCCGCTGAACCTGCTGGGTGGCGTTGGCTCGATCACCCCGGAAATGCTGGCCTACTCGACCTTCGTGGCGCACGACGAGTACCAGTACACGATGAAGCAGTGGTTCGCCAATCTGTCGGGCGAGCTCTTCGAGCTGCCGGGCGGCATGCTGGCCTTCGCGGCCGGCCTGGAGCACCGCAGCGAGTCGGGCTACGACTCCCCGGACGCGCTGATCAACTCGGGCAACACCACGGGCAACGCCCGTACCGCGACGGCTGGCAGCTACAAGCTGGACGAGGCCTACCTGGAACTGTCGGCGCCGCTGCTGCGTGACGTGTTCCTGGCCCGCGAGCTGGAGCTGAGCCTGGCCACGCGTTATTCGGACTACGACACCTTCGGCGACACGCTGAACAGCAAGTTCGGCTTCAAGTGGAAGCCGATCGAAGACCTGCTGGTCCGCGGCAGCTGGGCGGAGGGCTTCCGCGCGCCGTCCATCGCCGAGCTGTATTCCGGCGTGGCCGACTCGTTCGCCTCCATCGCCGATCCCTGCTCCACCACCTTCGGCGGCACCTATGGCAGCTTGACCGCCGAGCAGCGCGCACGCTGCACGGCGCAGGGCGTGCCGGTCGGCGGCTACGACCAGGGCAACTCGCAGATCCGCATCAGCGTGGGCGGCAACCCCAACCTGCTGCCGGAAACCTCGACCAGCAAGACGCTGGGTCTGGTGTGGAGTCCGTCGTTCATCTCCGGCTTCGACGTGTCGCTGGACTGGTGGAACATCACCATCGAGAACGGCATCATCACGCGCTCGGGCCAGTTCATCCTGGATTCGTGCATCGAAGACGGCATTGCGCAGGCCTGCTCGCTGTTCACGCGTAATGCGAACGGCAGCATCGACACGCTGCTGTCGTCCGGCCTGAACTCGGCCGAGATCGACGCCGAAGGCTACGACCTGACGTTGAACTACCGTCTGCCCGACACCAAGTGGGGCTCGTTCTCCTTCAGCTGGGACAACACCTACTACGCCAGCTACGAAGAAGACCAGAATGGCGACAACCTCGTCGGCGAGTACTTCGACGGCAGCAACAACTGGCGCATCCGCTCCAACCTGCTGGCCCGCTGGGAAATGGGCGATTGGGGTGCGACCTACGCGGCCCGCTTCTATTCGCGCCAGGAAGAAACCTGCCCGTTCTACTACAACGACTACGGCTTCGGCGAGCTCTGCAGCGATGCGATCCTCGGCCCGGGCGAAGACGGTGGCGTGGACGTGGTGCAGGAAGGCTCGCAGAACAAGATCGGCGCGGCCACGTACCACGACATGAGCGTGTACTGGAAGGCTCCGTGGAACGCCAAGATCACGCTGGGCGTGAACAACGTGTTCGACAAGACCCCGCCGACCTCGTACGTGACCTTCGCCAACACGTTCGACCCGTCGTACGACATCAACGGGCGCTTCATCTACATGCAGTACAACCAGAAGTTCTGA
- a CDS encoding tetratricopeptide repeat-containing sulfotransferase family protein: MMGNVGADARWMQGEAAADRQQWSVAEAAYLDALALDPRHLPSLIGLSTLYSRQGKHVLAYQALMRASGITPPHPGITYGLAQRLRYFNEFDALDRCLADERFAASAPVHVLARAVVMLSSIGAHEAAVRLAERAVERDPNSAPALYVRGNLHLFSGEPELAEQRYEQSLKADPRLYQSSWMLASVRTQTAESNHVDRLRRQLSEATPGKEGEAYLSYGLHKELHDLGDYPGAWSALERGCRVKRTHVGYVPEEDAALVDQAIATFDAGFLRVSSQVEQSAVPIFILGMHRSGTTLLERMLSGHSNVADAGETGAFDAQVHLAADHHYANHFDATVLARVPGMDMDALARGYARAARWLSRGKPFFTEKLPMNFWNIGLIAKALPQAKIINLVRDPMDTCFSNLRTLFAGVATYSYDQAELAHFYLQYRRLMQHWRDVLPGRILQVDYDELVSAPDEVGQRVAEYCGLSYQPSIADVSRSSGRVATASAALARQGIRRDRGMVWRNYEAQLVPLRTGLSSFYS; the protein is encoded by the coding sequence ATGATGGGTAACGTGGGCGCGGACGCGCGCTGGATGCAGGGGGAAGCGGCGGCAGACCGGCAGCAATGGTCGGTGGCGGAAGCGGCTTATCTCGATGCGCTGGCGCTGGACCCGCGCCATCTCCCGTCGCTGATCGGCCTGTCCACGCTGTACTCCCGGCAAGGCAAGCACGTCCTTGCGTATCAGGCGCTGATGCGTGCCAGCGGCATCACGCCGCCGCATCCAGGCATCACCTATGGCCTGGCCCAGCGATTGCGGTACTTCAACGAGTTCGATGCGCTCGATCGTTGCCTGGCTGATGAGCGATTCGCTGCATCCGCACCGGTGCACGTCCTTGCCCGCGCGGTGGTGATGCTCAGCTCGATCGGTGCGCACGAGGCTGCGGTGCGGCTGGCCGAGCGCGCCGTCGAACGCGACCCCAACTCCGCACCTGCGCTGTATGTGCGCGGCAACCTGCACCTGTTCTCGGGCGAACCCGAGCTGGCCGAACAGCGTTACGAGCAGTCGTTGAAGGCCGATCCGCGGCTGTACCAGAGCTCGTGGATGCTGGCGAGCGTGCGGACGCAGACCGCGGAGTCCAATCACGTCGACCGCCTGCGCCGGCAACTATCGGAGGCCACGCCCGGCAAGGAAGGCGAGGCTTACCTGAGCTACGGGCTGCACAAGGAACTGCACGACCTCGGCGATTACCCGGGCGCGTGGTCGGCGCTGGAGCGGGGCTGTCGCGTCAAGCGTACCCATGTTGGGTACGTTCCGGAGGAGGACGCTGCGCTGGTGGACCAGGCCATTGCCACCTTCGATGCCGGATTCCTGCGCGTTAGCTCGCAGGTTGAGCAGTCTGCCGTTCCGATCTTCATCTTGGGCATGCACCGCTCCGGCACCACGCTACTGGAGCGCATGCTGTCCGGCCACTCCAACGTGGCCGACGCTGGCGAGACCGGCGCGTTCGACGCGCAGGTCCACCTGGCGGCCGACCATCATTACGCCAACCATTTCGACGCCACGGTGCTGGCCCGGGTACCCGGGATGGACATGGATGCCCTCGCGCGCGGCTATGCCAGAGCGGCGAGGTGGCTGAGCCGGGGCAAGCCGTTCTTCACCGAGAAGCTGCCGATGAATTTCTGGAACATCGGTCTGATCGCCAAGGCGCTGCCGCAGGCGAAGATCATCAACTTGGTGCGCGATCCGATGGATACGTGCTTCTCCAACCTGCGCACGCTGTTCGCCGGCGTGGCGACGTACTCGTACGACCAAGCTGAACTCGCGCACTTCTACCTGCAGTATCGTCGCCTGATGCAGCACTGGCGGGATGTGTTGCCGGGACGCATCCTGCAGGTGGACTACGACGAACTGGTGTCCGCGCCCGACGAGGTGGGACAACGGGTCGCCGAATACTGTGGTCTGAGTTACCAGCCGTCGATCGCCGACGTATCGCGCAGTAGCGGACGCGTCGCCACCGCCAGCGCTGCCCTGGCGCGCCAAGGCATCCGCCGCGACCGTGGCATGGTGTGGCGCAACTACGAAGCGCAGCTCGTGCCCTTGAGGACCGGCCTGTCTTCTTTCTATTCCTGA
- a CDS encoding RNA polymerase sigma factor, with product MRAFEALYRRHAGRVHGVIQRLVGLHGARAEDLVQEAFVRAWQALPAFRFESAFGTWLHRLAVNTALMELRSRRTGPRFDDDEDALDGLGLADSAGQSTALSMDLERAVATLPPRARAVLVLYDVEGWKHEEIAAELGMAVGSSKAQLHRARHLLRERLGAHA from the coding sequence ATGCGGGCCTTCGAGGCGCTGTACCGGCGCCACGCCGGCCGCGTGCATGGCGTCATCCAGCGCCTGGTCGGGCTGCACGGCGCGCGCGCGGAGGATCTGGTGCAGGAGGCCTTCGTGCGGGCCTGGCAGGCGCTGCCGGCGTTCCGCTTCGAGAGCGCGTTCGGCACGTGGCTGCACCGGTTGGCGGTGAACACCGCGCTGATGGAGCTGCGCAGCCGGCGCACGGGTCCGCGTTTCGACGACGACGAAGACGCGCTGGACGGGCTGGGCCTGGCCGACAGCGCCGGGCAGAGTACGGCACTGTCGATGGACCTGGAGCGTGCCGTCGCCACGCTGCCGCCGCGCGCCCGCGCCGTGCTGGTGCTGTACGACGTGGAAGGCTGGAAGCATGAAGAGATCGCCGCCGAGCTGGGCATGGCGGTCGGCAGTTCGAAGGCCCAGCTGCACCGCGCGCGGCACCTGCTGCGCGAGCGTCTAGGAGCACACGCATGA